One genomic region from Gadus morhua chromosome 9, gadMor3.0, whole genome shotgun sequence encodes:
- the si:dkey-103i16.6 gene encoding NAD-dependent protein deacetylase sirtuin-3, with translation MSRLQPAVEQSPHPAAPRLTRSAASQARLGGPGPPKEPAPGPYGKQRRKHTDSALAQDLSQMRVSGQESPLGHALDGVNMRHPSRSSTQNDQPAPSPPVKEGPRARVKSSSRGGLASVARLLKLGRCKNIVVVAGAGISTASGIPDFRTPGTGLYSNLERYDLPYPEAVFNIDYFSECPQAFFSLARELYPGRHRPNYIHYFIRSLHLRGLLLRVYTQNIDGLEKMCGIPEDKLVEAHGNFTTASCHLCYTPYPAEDAKVAIMSGDVPTCSFCAGTVKPDVVFFGEDLPQKYFLHSEDFPKADLLIIMGTSLQIEPFASLVNTVRASVPRLLLNRHAVGPFLKTPLRRADHLELGDLLDLVQRMAHLLGWSAEIEELMRSQGDWVGPPTQSRAIVSCVD, from the exons ATGAGCAGACTGCAGCCCGCAGTGGAGCAGTCCCCCCACCCTGCGGCCCCCAGGCTGACCCGCAGCGCTGCCTCCCAGGCCCGGCTGGGCGGCCCCGGACCGCCCAAGGAACCGGCGCCCGGCCCGTACGGGAAGCAGCGCAGGAAGCATACAGACTCAGCCCTGGCCCAGGACCTCAGCCAGATGAGGGTCAGTGGGCAGGAGTCTCCTCTGGG CCACGCCTTGGATGGTGTCAACATGCGCCACCCGTCCAGGAGTTCTACGCAGAATGATCAGCCTGCTCCATCGCCGCCTGTCAAGGAGGGCCCCCGGGCCAGGGTCAAGTCCTCCTCCCGGGGCGGGCTGGCCTCAGTGGCCCGCCTGCTGAAGCTGGGCCGCTGTAAGAACATCGTGGTGGTGGCAGGGGCGGGCATCAGCACGGCCAGCGGGATCCCTGACttcag AACGCCGGGGACAGGCCTGTACTCCAACCTGGAGCGCTACGACCTTCCTTACCCCGAAGCGGTGTTCAACATCGACTACTTCTCGGAATGCCCGCAAGCCTTTTTCTCGCTGGCCAGGGAGCTGTACCCCGGCCGCCACCGGCCCAACTACATCCACTACTTCATCCGCTCGCTGCACCTtagggggctgctgctgcgcgTCTACACCCAGAACATCGATGGCCTGGAgaaga TGTGCGGCATTCCTGAGGATAAGCTGGTGGAAGCCCACGGTAACTTCACCACCGCTTCGTGTCACCTGTGTTACACACCCTACCCCGCTGAAGACGCCAAG GTGGCCATCATGAGTGGCGACGTGCCCACGTGTTCCTTCTGTGCCGGAACGGTGAAGCCAGACGTGGTTTTCTTCGGAGAAGACCTTCCACAGAAGTACTTCCTGCATTCTGAAGACTTCCCCAAAGCAGATCTCCTGATCATTATGGGAACATCGTTACAG ATCGAGCCCTTCGCCAGCCTGGTGAACACAGTCCGGGCCTCGGTCCCCCGTCTGCTGTTGAACCGCCACGCCGTGGGGCCCTTCCTGAAGACGCCGCTCCGCAGGGCGGACCACTTGGAGCTAGGAGACCTGCTGGACTTGGTGCAGCGCATGGCCCACTTACTGGGGTGGAGCGCGGAGATCGAGGAGCTCATGAGGAGCCAGGGAGACTGGGTGGGGCCCCCCACCCAGTCAAGAGCCATCGTCAGTTGTGTGGATTAA